The following proteins are co-located in the Vigna angularis cultivar LongXiaoDou No.4 chromosome 2, ASM1680809v1, whole genome shotgun sequence genome:
- the LOC108323255 gene encoding uncharacterized protein LOC108323255: protein MRPPSRRTPLPLNGGGKRKERHQGSQKPISSATITKLPKLEGPDPDPVSTNMLLAGYLAHEFLSKGTLLGRRMGQSPSLQEESQQQKYERYVELTLLLKKEGAHLFDIVNPNQLAQFLKL, encoded by the coding sequence ATGCGTCCTCCCTCTCGCCGTACACCACTGCCACTCAACGGTGGCGGTAAGCGGAAGGAGAGGCATCAAGGTTCCCAAAAACCCATATCCTCGGCCACAATTACCAAATTGCCCAAACTTGAGGGCCCTGATCCTGACCCAGTCTCAACAAACATGCTCCTGGCTGGGTACTTGGCACATGAATTTCTCAGCAAAGGAACTCTGTTGGGCCGCAGAATGGGCCAGTCGCCAAGCCTGCAAGAGGAGTCGCAGCAGCAGAAATACGAGAGGTATGTCGAGCTAACCCTCTTGTTGAAGAAGGAGGGGGCCCACCTCTTTGACATTGTAAACCCAAATCAATTGGCCCAATTCTTAAAGCTATGA